One part of the Triplophysa rosa linkage group LG5, Trosa_1v2, whole genome shotgun sequence genome encodes these proteins:
- the LOC130555073 gene encoding calpain-10-like, with amino-acid sequence MSPVVSCVPQAHSQEVSVSCHLQPGEHAVIPSTYQPDLSSQLTLTRRIHRKALQCQECLGRAIQEVSCISVMRR; translated from the exons ATGTCTCCTGTGGTTAGTTGTGTCCCTCAAGCCCACTCCCAGGAGGTCAGTGTGTCTTGCCATCTTCAGCCGGGCGAGCACGCTGTAATTCCCTCCACCTACCAGCCTGATCTCAGCAGTCAATTGACGCTTACACGCAGGATACATCG GAAAGCATTGCAGTGTCAGGAGTGTCTGGGCAGAGCCATTCAGGAG GTCTCCTGTATCTCTGTGATGAGACGATAG